Proteins from a single region of Candidatus Thermodiscus eudorianus:
- a CDS encoding DNA-directed RNA polymerase subunit B, whose protein sequence is MSVESNGNSLEDATYITPEDLWILFRSYLLSMGLAKQHIASYNQLVDHKIQEMINDIGEITPAWRMARRRRTPIPPVALPDVRIKLGKVVMGIPEARGAGYTTRIYPLDCRMRNLSYTAPLYVEASLIINGVQKEKQLVKIADFPVMVKSEIDPISKLSEFELISIGEDPYDPGGYFIINGSEKVIVVQEDLAVNRIIVGPAVAGTAKITHSAKVVSTMLGVRRQVIVDRMSDGSLEVSISRLNARIPFVVLMRALGVVEEPRIAFSVSADPDIHRELITSFEKVSATITTQEEALEYIGNRLASGQPREKRIERALEFLDTQFLPHLGNKPEDRVKKAFYLAEMANRVLQLYLGKREADDKDHYANKRLRLAGDLLAEILREALNSFVYSVEQQLERLLTQRPVNTLRLSHLIRPDVITDKLRTALATGNWGRDRTGVSQALDRTNWISLHSHLRRVISPLSRGQVHLEARDLHGTHWARLCPFETPEGINCGLVKNLALLAYISVGIPEEEIEELLYEMGVVPIKEVVEEAVESGEPPEVMEYGAKVFLNGRPVGFHPDGEKLVKELRSLRRKGKLHYEVNVAHIQSEYYNEVYVNTDEGRLMRPLIVVENGKPKLTKSHVEKLAKGEISFWDLVREGVIELLDPDEEENAYIAEFPWEVTEEHTHLELWVHGIVGVAAATIPYLEHNQSPRNTYQSAMAKQALGLYALNFKYRADSHSYLLHYPQKPIVQTRTLDLIGYNERPAGQNVVVALMAYMGYNMEDALVFNKSSVDFGLARAHFFRVYTAVQNLYAGGAMDEIRIPEPNLLDHKGDEFYKKLGPDGIVEPEVEVEGGDVLIGRVSPPRFIGEERVMVSTALVRRDTSIQLRYGERGIVDTVVLTQNLEGFKLVKVRVREQRIPEIGDKFASRHGQKGVIGILLPRYDLPYTEDGIVPDIILNPHAIPSRMTVGQLLETIAGKAGALMARYIDGTPFYKENIDGLRIELLKRGYDPNAREVMYDGRTGKRIEKPITIGVTFYQRLYHMVSDKMHARATGKVQLLTRQPTEGKARQGGLRFGEMERDCLIGHGATALLRDRMLFNSDKYEMLVCNKCGHIAWYNARRGVYECPIHEEDGDIKPVIVPYAFKLLLQEITSMFIKPKLVVLSKIDILNKLPGFSLSMLQRGMARNGDGTRGSSG, encoded by the coding sequence ATGTCGGTAGAGTCTAACGGTAATAGCCTAGAGGATGCCACTTACATAACGCCGGAAGATCTATGGATTCTATTTCGCTCCTATTTGTTGAGTATGGGTTTAGCGAAGCAACACATAGCATCATATAACCAGTTGGTTGATCATAAAATACAGGAGATGATTAATGATATAGGAGAGATAACCCCTGCTTGGCGGATGGCGCGTAGGCGTCGTACCCCTATACCCCCCGTAGCCTTACCTGACGTTAGGATAAAGCTGGGAAAGGTGGTTATGGGTATACCTGAGGCCAGGGGGGCCGGATATACGACTAGGATCTACCCGCTCGACTGTAGGATGCGGAATCTATCCTATACGGCTCCTCTCTATGTCGAAGCATCTCTCATAATAAATGGAGTCCAGAAGGAAAAGCAGCTAGTCAAGATAGCCGACTTTCCGGTCATGGTGAAGTCCGAGATCGACCCAATATCTAAGCTGTCGGAATTTGAGCTGATAAGCATTGGCGAGGACCCGTACGACCCTGGAGGGTATTTTATAATAAATGGTAGCGAGAAGGTAATAGTTGTCCAGGAGGATCTCGCGGTCAACAGGATTATTGTAGGCCCCGCCGTAGCTGGGACAGCAAAGATAACTCACAGCGCCAAGGTAGTTTCGACCATGCTAGGAGTCAGGAGACAGGTTATAGTAGACCGGATGAGCGACGGTAGTTTAGAAGTCTCGATTTCCCGGTTGAACGCTAGGATCCCGTTTGTTGTCTTGATGAGGGCTCTCGGCGTAGTTGAAGAGCCCAGAATCGCGTTTTCCGTATCAGCGGACCCCGACATACATAGGGAACTCATAACTAGCTTCGAGAAGGTCTCGGCGACTATAACAACCCAGGAGGAGGCCCTGGAGTACATCGGCAATAGGTTAGCCAGTGGACAGCCCCGCGAAAAGAGGATTGAACGGGCCCTAGAGTTCCTGGACACCCAGTTCCTACCACATCTCGGCAACAAGCCAGAGGATAGGGTTAAGAAGGCCTTCTACCTGGCCGAGATGGCTAACAGGGTTCTACAGCTATACCTGGGCAAGAGGGAGGCCGACGATAAGGACCACTATGCGAATAAGAGGCTGAGGCTAGCCGGAGACCTGCTGGCTGAGATACTCAGGGAGGCGTTGAATAGTTTCGTGTACTCAGTGGAACAACAACTAGAGAGGCTACTGACCCAGAGGCCCGTCAACACCCTTCGCTTATCCCATCTCATTAGGCCGGATGTAATCACGGATAAACTGAGGACAGCGCTTGCCACAGGCAACTGGGGCCGCGACAGGACCGGTGTGAGCCAGGCCCTAGATAGGACAAACTGGATAAGTCTTCATAGCCACTTGAGGAGGGTCATATCCCCCCTAAGCAGGGGACAGGTCCACCTGGAAGCCAGAGACCTCCATGGAACCCATTGGGCTCGCCTCTGTCCATTCGAGACTCCAGAGGGGATAAACTGTGGTCTAGTCAAGAACCTGGCCCTCTTAGCTTATATCTCGGTTGGGATCCCGGAGGAGGAGATCGAGGAGCTACTCTATGAAATGGGGGTTGTGCCTATAAAGGAGGTCGTTGAGGAAGCGGTCGAATCGGGCGAGCCTCCAGAGGTCATGGAGTACGGAGCCAAGGTCTTCCTAAACGGTAGACCCGTAGGATTCCACCCCGACGGCGAGAAACTAGTGAAGGAGCTGCGCTCGCTGAGGAGAAAAGGCAAGCTGCACTATGAGGTCAACGTAGCCCACATCCAGTCCGAGTACTACAACGAGGTCTACGTCAATACCGATGAAGGGAGGCTTATGAGGCCTCTCATAGTCGTCGAGAATGGGAAACCCAAGCTAACTAAAAGCCACGTTGAGAAACTAGCTAAAGGTGAAATCAGCTTTTGGGACCTAGTTAGAGAGGGTGTGATAGAGCTTCTAGACCCGGACGAAGAGGAGAACGCATACATAGCAGAGTTCCCATGGGAGGTTACAGAGGAGCACACGCACTTAGAGTTATGGGTTCACGGGATCGTCGGCGTAGCAGCCGCTACGATCCCGTATCTAGAGCACAACCAGAGCCCAAGAAACACTTACCAGTCGGCGATGGCGAAACAGGCCCTAGGTTTGTATGCATTAAACTTCAAGTATAGAGCTGATAGCCACTCATACCTACTCCACTATCCCCAAAAACCGATTGTCCAGACAAGGACGTTAGACCTCATAGGCTATAATGAAAGACCTGCCGGGCAGAACGTGGTCGTAGCGCTTATGGCCTATATGGGATATAACATGGAGGACGCACTCGTCTTTAACAAATCAAGCGTGGACTTTGGCCTGGCAAGAGCGCATTTCTTCAGGGTCTATACTGCAGTGCAGAACCTCTACGCGGGAGGCGCCATGGACGAGATAAGAATACCCGAGCCAAACCTGCTAGACCACAAGGGAGACGAGTTCTACAAGAAACTAGGGCCGGACGGGATAGTAGAGCCCGAAGTCGAGGTCGAGGGTGGCGACGTCCTGATAGGAAGGGTGAGCCCGCCCAGGTTCATCGGTGAAGAGAGAGTCATGGTCTCGACCGCCCTAGTCAGGAGAGACACTAGCATACAGCTACGCTACGGCGAGAGGGGCATAGTTGACACGGTTGTTCTCACCCAGAACCTGGAGGGGTTCAAGCTGGTCAAAGTGAGGGTTCGGGAACAGAGGATACCGGAGATAGGGGATAAATTCGCCAGCAGGCACGGACAGAAGGGCGTTATAGGTATATTGTTACCACGGTATGACCTCCCCTATACAGAGGACGGTATAGTCCCCGACATAATACTCAACCCCCACGCGATCCCATCTAGAATGACCGTGGGGCAACTCCTGGAAACAATCGCGGGCAAGGCAGGGGCTCTAATGGCTAGATACATCGATGGCACGCCATTCTACAAGGAGAACATAGATGGGCTAAGGATTGAGCTCTTGAAGCGTGGCTACGACCCCAACGCGCGTGAAGTAATGTACGATGGCAGGACCGGTAAAAGGATCGAAAAACCGATTACAATTGGTGTGACCTTCTACCAGAGGCTTTACCACATGGTATCGGACAAGATGCATGCCAGGGCTACGGGGAAGGTGCAGCTACTTACTAGACAGCCTACAGAGGGTAAAGCTAGACAGGGCGGACTCAGGTTCGGTGAAATGGAGAGGGATTGCCTGATAGGCCATGGCGCAACCGCTCTATTGAGGGATAGAATGCTGTTCAACAGCGACAAGTACGAGATGCTGGTATGCAATAAGTGCGGCCATATAGCGTGGTACAATGCCCGGAGAGGAGTATACGAGTGCCCCATCCACGAGGAAGACGGCGATAT
- a CDS encoding DNA-directed RNA polymerase subunit H, with protein sequence MPSRARRKVSKKILEHELVPKHEVLSFEEATEVLRRLGIAPNRLPSISVNDPIVQLLGAKPGDIIRITRRSPTAGEAVYYRIVVAF encoded by the coding sequence TTGCCATCCAGGGCTAGGAGGAAGGTCAGCAAGAAGATACTGGAGCATGAACTCGTTCCTAAACACGAGGTGTTGTCATTCGAGGAAGCCACAGAGGTCTTGCGTAGACTAGGCATCGCCCCTAATAGACTACCCTCTATTAGTGTCAACGACCCCATCGTGCAACTCCTAGGAGCCAAGCCGGGAGACATTATACGTATAACTAGGCGATCCCCCACCGCTGGAGAAGCGGTATATTATCGGATAGTTGTAGCCTTCTAG
- a CDS encoding cytidylyltransferase family protein, which translates to MTGDDSCDRGMRYATAVLETIDEIPREVSERYHDLIDASRRYAEDAIYYAEKGDCSTSLSAASYAEGLLDSLKYMGILEPKWPTPAWEQSTVFLAGTFDIIHPGHIELFRFAARHGKVHVVIARDENVAKEKGKVPVLDEESRLKVVSAIRYVYKARLGDLEDKLKPLEDIKPDVIVLGPDQSFDPEFLAKLVQERTGKRPRVFRFKSKLEFSDEMKSTSDIISKICRESYCQNTWKSRG; encoded by the coding sequence ATGACAGGAGACGATAGCTGCGATAGAGGGATGAGATATGCCACGGCAGTGCTTGAGACCATCGATGAGATCCCCCGCGAGGTCTCAGAGCGCTACCATGACTTAATCGACGCTAGCAGGAGATACGCCGAAGACGCAATCTACTACGCTGAGAAGGGGGATTGCAGCACGTCTCTATCAGCTGCCAGTTATGCCGAGGGATTACTTGACTCGCTCAAGTACATGGGTATACTAGAGCCGAAGTGGCCTACACCGGCCTGGGAACAGTCTACGGTCTTCCTGGCAGGAACCTTCGACATCATACACCCAGGCCATATAGAGTTATTCCGCTTCGCGGCAAGACATGGTAAGGTCCATGTAGTTATCGCTAGGGACGAGAATGTCGCAAAGGAGAAGGGGAAAGTCCCGGTACTAGACGAGGAGAGCCGCCTTAAGGTAGTATCCGCCATCAGATATGTGTACAAGGCCCGGCTCGGCGACCTAGAGGATAAACTCAAGCCTCTAGAGGATATAAAGCCCGACGTGATAGTTCTAGGCCCCGATCAGTCCTTCGATCCAGAGTTTTTAGCTAAGCTAGTGCAGGAGAGGACCGGCAAGAGGCCCAGGGTATTTAGATTTAAGTCGAAGCTAGAGTTCTCGGATGAAATGAAGAGCACGAGCGATATCATATCAAAGATATGCCGTGAAAGCTACTGTCAGAACACCTGGAAAAGCCGTGGGTAA
- a CDS encoding endonuclease V — translation MHASINCSETHARFSQARARRAQEVLSRKVVVRDDYRQIRRIAGLDVAYAGRGEYTTGIGVAVVLSYPSLSLIDCVVYVSRVCIPYIPGLLAFREMAVLAPAVIRLESLYNIDLYVVDGHGIAHPRKLGIASHIGVVLDKPSIGVAKKRLYGRESIAAGKRVLLDENGDIIAVIVESGRGSRIYVSPGNKITPLSAAKLVASMLRGGRRLPEPTRIADKISKTVKRKIISSGITHGFSRCSDSSFHGISLI, via the coding sequence ATGCACGCATCGATAAATTGTAGCGAAACACACGCCAGGTTCTCCCAGGCCAGGGCTAGGAGGGCCCAAGAAGTTCTATCGAGAAAAGTGGTTGTGAGAGATGATTACCGGCAGATTAGGCGTATAGCGGGTTTAGACGTCGCATATGCGGGCAGAGGCGAATACACGACGGGTATAGGCGTCGCCGTCGTCCTTTCATACCCTTCCCTATCACTGATTGACTGCGTAGTGTACGTGTCTAGAGTATGCATACCGTACATCCCGGGTTTACTCGCCTTCAGGGAAATGGCGGTCCTAGCCCCCGCGGTAATCCGGTTAGAGTCCCTCTACAACATAGATCTATACGTTGTTGATGGACATGGAATAGCGCATCCACGTAAACTAGGCATAGCGAGTCACATCGGGGTGGTGCTCGACAAGCCATCAATCGGTGTGGCTAAGAAGAGGCTTTACGGCAGGGAGTCGATAGCGGCGGGAAAACGTGTTCTATTGGATGAAAACGGAGATATAATAGCAGTTATAGTGGAGAGTGGGAGGGGGTCTAGGATCTATGTTAGCCCCGGGAATAAAATAACACCGCTAAGTGCGGCTAAGCTAGTAGCCTCCATGTTGAGGGGCGGGAGGAGGCTCCCCGAGCCCACTAGAATAGCCGATAAGATCTCGAAGACCGTTAAGAGGAAAATTATCTCTAGTGGCATTACCCACGGCTTTTCCAGGTGTTCTGACAGTAGCTTTCACGGCATATCTTTGATATGA
- a CDS encoding proteasome subunit beta, which yields MSSYFGATSVGVKAKNGVVLATDRRMSYGTFIMSKNAKKIYLVNDNVGIAFAGLYGDISGLMRFLEADIRSYAITTGNRPTVLTIAKRLSLIMYSYKMLPFWVETIVAGLDPDGRARLYVLDSLGSITEEPYAAVGSGATVAFGYLEANYRNDINLDEAEKIAEKAVRTAIIRDAGSGDGIDIVAISPEGVRERRVKLRITYLEE from the coding sequence GTGTCTAGCTACTTTGGAGCGACCAGCGTTGGGGTTAAGGCTAAGAACGGCGTTGTATTAGCAACTGATCGGAGGATGTCCTATGGGACCTTTATAATGAGTAAGAACGCCAAGAAGATCTATTTAGTAAACGATAATGTGGGCATAGCTTTCGCGGGCCTCTATGGCGATATAAGCGGCCTCATGCGGTTTCTAGAAGCGGACATAAGGAGTTATGCTATTACGACTGGTAATAGGCCGACGGTATTAACAATAGCTAAAAGGCTATCACTTATAATGTACTCTTATAAAATGCTCCCGTTCTGGGTCGAAACTATAGTAGCGGGCTTGGACCCGGACGGCCGGGCGAGGCTATATGTCCTAGACTCTCTAGGGTCTATAACCGAGGAGCCCTACGCAGCAGTGGGTAGCGGTGCGACGGTGGCCTTCGGATATCTTGAGGCCAACTATAGAAACGATATAAACCTAGATGAGGCAGAGAAGATCGCTGAGAAGGCCGTGAGGACCGCTATAATTAGAGATGCTGGTAGCGGCGATGGAATCGACATAGTGGCTATATCGCCGGAAGGGGTAAGGGAACGAAGAGTGAAACTCCGTATAACCTATCTAGAGGAATAG
- a CDS encoding TFIIB-type zinc ribbon-containing protein: MKCPICGSTKVALNPLTGEIVCSTCGAVLEENPIDDTYTRDRRIPYYESLSSNYRARARFYKVLTLDSRNWGLKKANSHNTNRPSLKGDHPRLNHIVGFLTSELMKNRSFKSRTLTAIAIYVAERSEGASKNAAMRSASKLAGVSLKTLERIIREYRDDLEDAIRRVARSDEGEDVQQPG, translated from the coding sequence ATGAAGTGCCCCATATGCGGCTCCACGAAAGTGGCGTTGAACCCCCTTACCGGCGAGATAGTATGTAGCACCTGTGGTGCGGTCCTCGAAGAAAACCCTATAGACGACACCTATACTCGGGATCGGAGAATCCCTTACTACGAGAGTCTCTCAAGCAACTATAGAGCCAGAGCCCGATTCTATAAAGTCCTTACACTCGACTCTAGAAACTGGGGTCTGAAAAAAGCGAATAGCCATAACACGAACCGCCCCTCCCTCAAGGGAGACCATCCAAGGTTAAACCACATAGTCGGCTTTCTAACGTCAGAGTTAATGAAGAACAGATCCTTCAAGTCTAGAACACTAACAGCCATAGCAATTTACGTGGCTGAGAGATCGGAGGGGGCAAGTAAGAACGCTGCAATGCGAAGCGCCTCTAAGCTAGCCGGAGTCAGTTTAAAGACCCTTGAAAGGATAATACGTGAGTACAGAGACGACCTAGAAGATGCCATAAGAAGAGTCGCTCGGAGTGATGAAGGTGAAGATGTACAGCAACCCGGCTGA
- a CDS encoding 50S ribosome-binding GTPase, with translation MYSNPAEVAKNIHVPTYEEILERIKAKYPRKAKTLFDKEQAALQRTYDIVMAKTDFVRELAKLLDDLHPFYWRLIEIEFNRDQVHRSLSCISKSRKIAAKLFSKYRFLLMAVENRRELAKTGSEGRGRILSLFKKCRRSLYYLRDLVIFIQKLPTIDPYLPTIIVAGPPSSGKSTLVRNATRAKPKVASYPFTTKNIHIGHFTIGDNKVQVIDTPGLLDRPMEEMNNVERKAVAAMKELHGVILFLVDVSREAYTDLDSQFNLLSNIIKITPDKKIYLALNKIDEADQDLLEIAREKASLLLGKGRIVGYHEISTLDPDQVRNLVHKIGLNLISSNQPRE, from the coding sequence ATGTACAGCAACCCGGCTGAGGTTGCAAAGAATATACACGTTCCAACATACGAGGAGATCCTCGAAAGAATTAAGGCAAAGTATCCTAGGAAGGCTAAAACGCTCTTTGATAAGGAGCAAGCTGCGCTTCAAAGGACATACGATATCGTAATGGCTAAGACCGACTTTGTCCGTGAACTGGCCAAGCTCCTAGACGACTTGCATCCCTTCTATTGGAGGCTGATAGAGATTGAATTCAACCGGGACCAGGTCCATAGGTCCCTGTCCTGTATAAGCAAGAGTAGGAAAATCGCCGCGAAGCTCTTCAGTAAATACCGCTTCTTATTGATGGCGGTCGAGAATAGAAGAGAGCTTGCGAAGACTGGTAGCGAGGGCCGGGGGAGAATACTATCATTATTCAAAAAGTGTAGGCGGTCACTCTACTATTTAAGAGACCTTGTGATCTTCATACAGAAGCTCCCCACAATCGATCCATACCTCCCCACGATAATAGTTGCAGGACCCCCAAGCAGTGGTAAATCCACGCTAGTCAGAAACGCCACGCGAGCTAAGCCCAAGGTCGCGTCCTATCCCTTTACAACCAAGAACATACACATAGGACACTTCACCATAGGAGACAACAAGGTCCAGGTAATAGATACGCCGGGTCTCCTCGACAGGCCCATGGAAGAGATGAACAACGTAGAGAGAAAAGCCGTAGCTGCCATGAAAGAGCTACACGGAGTCATACTATTCCTGGTCGACGTTAGTAGAGAGGCCTACACGGACCTAGACAGCCAATTTAACCTACTGTCAAACATAATAAAGATAACACCCGACAAAAAAATATATCTTGCATTAAATAAAATAGACGAGGCCGACCAGGACCTTCTAGAAATAGCACGTGAGAAGGCTTCCCTCTTACTAGGGAAAGGAAGAATAGTAGGCTACCACGAAATATCCACGCTAGACCCGGACCAAGTAAGAAACCTAGTCCACAAAATAGGATTAAACCTCATCTCATCAAACCAACCCCGTGAATAA
- a CDS encoding RNA 3'-terminal phosphate cyclase: protein MSRGEAIVIDGSMGEGGGQILRTALAISAVTGRPVRVVNIRAKRRNPGLRPQHLTAVKALADITRARVKGAFVGSMEIEFWPGPVRGGRYTFDVGTAGSVSLVLQALLPALAYADSPVYVRISGGTDVPMSPSIDYMREVLSSLLARFSYLIRIRLLRRGHYPRGGGIVELEIDEPPGMLNPVDIVERGPINSLRGRSHAVRLPRHVAERQARAASRLIERELGIAPEIEIEWYKPERDPHLGPGSGITLWAITERSVLGSDALGARGKPAERVGEEAARGLLEDLKLGAAVDRHASDMLPVYMALARGVSRFTGAVLTSHAMTVFKLLKTIIDGFEFKVEGESPFKAVIHGVGLMR, encoded by the coding sequence TTGAGTAGAGGCGAAGCCATAGTTATCGACGGCTCTATGGGTGAGGGGGGAGGGCAGATACTCAGGACGGCCTTAGCGATTTCCGCTGTGACCGGGAGGCCTGTAAGGGTAGTGAATATCCGGGCCAAGAGGCGGAATCCCGGCTTGAGGCCCCAGCACTTGACGGCGGTCAAGGCACTCGCCGACATAACCCGGGCCCGCGTTAAAGGCGCCTTTGTGGGGAGTATGGAGATAGAGTTCTGGCCTGGTCCGGTTAGAGGGGGCCGGTATACCTTCGACGTGGGGACTGCGGGAAGCGTCTCGTTAGTTTTACAGGCGTTGCTTCCCGCTCTAGCCTATGCTGACTCTCCTGTCTATGTTAGGATTAGTGGGGGGACCGATGTGCCCATGTCACCGTCGATAGATTATATGAGGGAGGTTCTATCCAGCTTGCTGGCCCGGTTCAGTTATCTGATAAGGATTAGGCTCCTTAGGAGAGGGCATTATCCTCGTGGAGGTGGGATTGTCGAGCTAGAGATCGACGAGCCCCCGGGCATGTTGAATCCTGTTGACATAGTGGAGCGGGGCCCGATTAATAGTCTCCGAGGGCGTAGTCATGCGGTGAGGCTGCCTAGGCATGTTGCTGAGAGGCAGGCTAGAGCCGCATCTCGTTTAATAGAGCGTGAGCTTGGTATAGCGCCCGAGATAGAGATAGAGTGGTATAAGCCGGAGAGGGACCCTCATCTAGGGCCTGGTAGTGGAATCACCCTATGGGCTATAACTGAGCGTAGCGTGCTGGGTTCCGACGCTTTAGGCGCGCGTGGCAAGCCTGCTGAGAGGGTTGGCGAGGAGGCTGCTCGTGGGCTTTTGGAGGATCTTAAATTAGGGGCGGCTGTCGACAGGCACGCTTCCGACATGTTACCGGTGTATATGGCGTTGGCTAGAGGAGTTTCACGCTTCACGGGCGCAGTGTTGACTAGTCACGCCATGACTGTATTCAAACTGTTGAAGACGATAATAGATGGTTTTGAATTTAAGGTGGAGGGAGAGTCTCCCTTCAAGGCTGTTATTCACGGGGTTGGTTTGATGAGATGA
- a CDS encoding nicotinamide-nucleotide adenylyltransferase, whose product MTPGFKRLLVVGRFQPPHMGHVKLIEYALGLSDEVVVVVGSAQDSFSFKNPLTAGERIYLLDKVLKSRLGSRYCDVKIVPVMDINMNKVWVRYLEMLLPPFEGVVTRNPLVRELFLDSGYKVVEQPMYDRQDCEGTRIRENIVRGIRWDRCIPEEIREDLERIGFVSRLVGLADKD is encoded by the coding sequence ATGACTCCAGGGTTTAAACGGCTACTGGTTGTTGGGAGGTTCCAGCCACCGCACATGGGCCACGTCAAGTTGATCGAATACGCTTTAGGGTTGAGCGATGAAGTGGTTGTAGTTGTGGGTTCTGCTCAGGACTCTTTCTCTTTTAAGAACCCGCTCACGGCGGGAGAGAGGATCTATCTGTTGGACAAGGTTCTAAAGAGCAGGCTGGGATCCCGCTACTGTGACGTTAAAATAGTTCCTGTAATGGATATAAACATGAACAAGGTATGGGTGCGCTACCTGGAGATGCTGTTGCCGCCTTTCGAAGGCGTTGTCACTAGGAATCCTCTGGTGAGGGAGTTATTCCTGGACTCTGGTTACAAGGTGGTGGAGCAGCCCATGTATGACAGGCAAGACTGTGAGGGAACTAGGATAAGGGAGAATATCGTGAGAGGTATTAGGTGGGATAGATGTATTCCCGAGGAGATCCGTGAGGATCTTGAGAGGATAGGGTTCGTGAGCAGGCTAGTGGGCTTGGCTGATAAGGACTAG
- a CDS encoding RsmB/NOP family class I SAM-dependent RNA methyltransferase — MNSKLAKIINKLREKPGRQAVELAEKYGYLPYMVERYIDVLGYEGAVELLEANERPIPETIRCNDYLIRCKDLVERLEEKGYSLEKIPFLPHGFKVTRTGIGSIGGTHEYLLGYYYVQDPASMSIVYSLDPRPGELVIDMAAAPGGKSTQILQLTRDESLLVAVEKSPKRIKSLRSNLQRMRFNNYIIVKGDSLRVKLPKPNRVLVDAPSTGEGVIRKDPARKKSRGVDDLVYIHGVQIGMLERAIKLLRENGGVIMYSACTLAPEEGELVVDYVLEKYDFVEVVPHNTIASEGITEYLGIPLDDRVRYCGRFWPHIHDTEGFFLCKLRVSGGRG; from the coding sequence ATGAACTCGAAACTAGCGAAAATAATCAATAAACTCCGAGAGAAGCCTGGAAGACAGGCGGTAGAGCTGGCCGAGAAATACGGATATCTACCCTATATGGTTGAGAGGTATATAGACGTCCTAGGCTATGAAGGCGCTGTCGAACTGCTTGAGGCTAATGAGAGGCCTATCCCCGAGACAATACGCTGTAATGATTACTTAATAAGATGCAAGGATCTCGTCGAGAGGTTAGAGGAAAAAGGATACTCTCTAGAGAAGATACCCTTCCTGCCCCACGGGTTCAAGGTGACCAGAACCGGGATAGGCAGCATAGGAGGGACCCACGAGTACCTCCTGGGCTACTACTACGTGCAAGATCCGGCCTCGATGAGCATAGTGTACTCGCTCGATCCCAGACCAGGCGAGCTGGTCATTGATATGGCGGCGGCGCCAGGAGGTAAATCGACCCAGATACTCCAGCTGACGCGTGATGAGTCATTGCTGGTAGCAGTCGAAAAGAGCCCTAAAAGGATAAAGAGCCTCAGATCAAACCTTCAACGGATGAGATTTAATAACTATATCATTGTGAAAGGCGACTCGCTACGAGTAAAGCTACCCAAGCCTAACCGAGTTCTAGTCGACGCGCCAAGTACAGGCGAAGGCGTGATCAGGAAGGACCCGGCCCGTAAGAAGTCCCGGGGAGTCGATGACCTGGTATACATACACGGCGTCCAGATAGGCATGCTAGAGCGGGCCATCAAGCTCCTTAGGGAAAACGGCGGTGTAATAATGTATAGCGCTTGTACGCTTGCCCCAGAAGAAGGCGAGCTAGTCGTCGACTATGTACTTGAGAAGTATGATTTCGTTGAGGTAGTCCCGCACAATACTATAGCCTCGGAGGGTATAACGGAATACCTGGGGATACCCCTCGACGACAGAGTTAGATACTGCGGTCGTTTCTGGCCTCATATACACGATACCGAGGGCTTCTTCCTCTGTAAATTGAGGGTCTCAGGTGGTAGAGGATGA
- a CDS encoding peptidylprolyl isomerase: MPLSDGDVVEIHYTIKVLEDGKEVLYETTKESVAREYNAFDPEKRYTPIFVIVGRTKLLDPIEKIIREMNPGEKREIKVEPEEAFGPYRKDLVIAVPVKTLRKSGIRPTVGKEIEVEGRKGVIKKVTERFAYIDFNHPLAGKTLKIEIEVLRKLENDEEKIKAIVLRYLPFREESVKVKVEESKAYVELPGSVIAVKDLDSILQTILSMVYELTGVEELVFTIRIPLKRETGGKTGEENSKEEEAKPSQ; encoded by the coding sequence GTGCCCCTAAGCGATGGCGACGTGGTGGAGATCCACTATACTATAAAGGTTCTAGAGGATGGAAAGGAAGTATTATACGAGACGACGAAAGAAAGCGTGGCTCGGGAATATAACGCTTTTGACCCGGAGAAACGGTACACTCCAATATTCGTCATTGTTGGAAGAACAAAGCTACTAGACCCCATAGAGAAGATTATAAGGGAGATGAACCCAGGCGAGAAAAGAGAGATAAAAGTTGAGCCAGAAGAAGCCTTCGGACCCTACAGAAAAGACCTAGTCATAGCGGTCCCGGTTAAGACACTGCGTAAAAGCGGAATCCGTCCGACCGTTGGGAAGGAGATCGAAGTCGAAGGCAGAAAGGGAGTTATAAAGAAGGTGACGGAGCGCTTCGCATATATAGACTTCAACCATCCCCTGGCAGGGAAGACCCTGAAGATAGAGATCGAGGTCCTACGTAAACTAGAGAACGATGAAGAAAAAATTAAAGCCATAGTCCTCCGCTATCTGCCCTTTAGAGAGGAATCAGTTAAGGTTAAGGTAGAGGAGTCTAAAGCATACGTGGAACTACCCGGCTCTGTGATAGCTGTGAAGGATTTAGACAGCATCCTACAAACTATATTATCGATGGTATACGAACTAACCGGGGTAGAAGAACTAGTCTTCACAATTCGAATACCCCTAAAGAGGGAAACGGGCGGGAAGACAGGCGAGGAGAATAGTAAAGAGGAAGAGGCTAAACCCTCTCAATAA